In one Oxyura jamaicensis isolate SHBP4307 breed ruddy duck chromosome 14, BPBGC_Ojam_1.0, whole genome shotgun sequence genomic region, the following are encoded:
- the RAI1 gene encoding LOW QUALITY PROTEIN: retinoic acid-induced protein 1 (The sequence of the model RefSeq protein was modified relative to this genomic sequence to represent the inferred CDS: deleted 1 base in 1 codon): MQSFRERCGFHGNQQSYQPTSQDTSRLENYRHQSQAGPNCERQRLVAKEYYSQQQLPYSGYENSAVEKYHRGNKQLAGQQLQGRPAFSNYAVQENSPYPARYSGDESLQAWGSQPQALPGGVAKYEDSLMKKTAAPAGGRPYHEPAAATPLPFRTHFQQQQQQQPPALPYPKLQRQKLPNDVSSPMPFPQSPHFGQHSQSFPASSTYSSVPGGSQPAHSYKSCTAPSGQPPLERPLGSAASLAPGPRVPNLHGYQPNRIGYEQPPQPPPQPPQPPPPPQPPQPPQPQPQPLQGRHHAPETLHYQNLAKYQHYNQPGQTYCQGDAPPVRTPEQYYQTFSPSASHSPARSVGRSPSYSSTPSPLMPNLENFQYSQQPLSAGAFPAGIADHSHFMPLLNPSPTDGTSPDAQSGNCKNLPKEKLPENLLSDLSLQSLTALTSQVENISNTVQQLLLSKSAVPQKKGIKTPARTPEQLKGQHCSPESSTYSAEQVGTPLSDPLSTPQSVHAETQDADYLSGSEDQLERSFLYCNQNRSPARVNSNSKAKPESVSTCSVTSPDDMSTKSDDSFQSIHASLPLETFTKYVTNERDCPRLLLSALSQEELASEIIVLQDAISEKGDKAWANSPMLSKEATKSPFQLENHRPCLDSMVKGAWPSQGDSSTLTEPLKLDKASGGSAGKDFGEEVYEGPQVEFAATETKDSLKDAAPLAFNSKPSIPAATSSAGASSFSCYSTTTANSVDSENAMEHFEWPEESLGEACLRWKELGSGLQASDLPKGLFPSKMVGSCKEKKNACSLDLCDGEQPAKSEPARDFAQQAMEEEEEETLTYDEATKADSERWLQDTRHCCSAGDFGEIPMISSPELKESDLEAEEYSSLCELAGAEQKSVPYDASPPKPPEMPAVLSASEVPVSAEETVSTVEKDGSAPSARLSGQSVILLGPAVGTETKVKSWFKSSLPHIQPEESGGGEKPLPEVADSEPLKKQLVPETVLGKTEPVSRGKSLRNKRVHCRLPEGDSAGSAVPSPFDELPVACVRPDGQVEMPSKNAHSQTPRFAAEGLPARMCTRSFTALAEPRTPAPLEGLKVPVHQEKLGKKPACGVKQRVAFKARKRSGRPAPKVVQNAGGDATLLVPGLVPAEEAAGPTPPEGDAVDAGERDQRSMILRSRTKTQEVFYTKRRRGKRAADVRLKNCKAPKKLINNHLPPAFKLAPPGSPHKEGKVGARMKLPKAGPGVGGKMSERPLHSLKRKSTFISPIPAKKRNLVLRSNSGGMKEEKPEGPPSLFKKMPVAKKVKAKLPPKSPGEAVPKPPPPKEAPDVCIKITSRAAFQEATKTKVLPPRKGRGLKLEAIVQKITSPNLKKFACKPAATAAAAAAVAATYGTSLSPAGAERERAVKHGGVAPAVGDARLPKPAAAQKAPAAPSAEQFCRNPHGRALKGKPGSGKKLSADGFQGETCVPAVVAPPGSAVVAKNVALLPKKRNRKGKAAALGMAKAPLGPALPLPPRERAAGPGGGDEAPREGKKPKSEEKEAGGGEGPEGRSTGGPARGPKPRANHANYNGYSKRQRKRLAHGKAKAVPSRCKSRGKRRRQAQQAPLLHPAEPEIRLKYISCKRLRADSRAPPFAPYVRVERRGEFTTACTVVNSPGEEARLQRGPAGTAPRPRAALPASSTMHLGPVVSKALSAACLVCCLCRNPANYKDLGDLCGPYYPEDCLPKKKSRLKEKARAEGEEAGAAERGPKGTESSWAAGGKPPRPEGAAEAAKQSSLRSSPRGMFRRLQSCYCCDERTEGEEAAEKPRRHECSKAESPPQEPAGDTQEHWLHEACAIWTAGVFLVAGKLYGLQEAVKAAADVKCSSCQQAGATVGCCQKGCPHTYHYACAIDTGCSLTEESFSLRCPKHKRQPV, encoded by the exons ATGCAGTCCTTTCGAGAAAGGTGTGGTTTCCATGGCAACCAGCAGAGCTACCAGCCGACTTCACAAGATACATCACGCCTGGAGAATTACAGGCATCAAAGTCAGGCAGGGCCGAACTGCGAGCGGCAGAGGCTGGTGGCGAAGGAGTACTACAGTCAGCAGCAACTGCCGTACTCGGGCTACGAGAACAGCGCCGTGGAGAAATACCACCGGGGAAACAAGCAATTAGcggggcagcagctgcaaggCAGGCCGGCCTTTTCCAATTACGCCGTGCAGGAGAACAGCCCCTACCCGGCCCGCTATTCGGGGGACGAGAGCCTGCAGGCGTGGGGCAGCCAGCCGCAGGCGCTGCCCGGCGGCGTGGCCAAGTATGAGGACAGCCTGATGAAGAAGACGGCGGCgccggcgggcgggcggccctACCACGAGCCGGCGGCGGCGACCCCGCTGCCCTTCCGGACtcacttccagcagcagcagcagcagcagccgcccgCGCTCCCCTACCCCAAGCTGCAGCGGCAGAAGCTGCCCAACGACGTCTCCTCGCCCATGCCCTTCCCGCAGAGCCCCCATTTCGGGCAGCACTCGCAGTCCTTCCCCGCCTCCTCCACCTACTCCTCGGTGCCGGGGGGCAGCCAGCCGGCGCACTCCTACAAGAGCTGCACGGCCCCCTCGGGGCAGCCGCCGCTGGAGCGGCCCCTGGGCAGCGCCGCCAGCctggcccccggcccccgcgtGCCCAACCTGCACGGCTACCAGCCCAACCGCATCGGCTACgagcagcccccgcagcccccgccgcagcccccgcagcccccgccgccgccgcagcccccgcagcctccccagccccagcctcagcccttgCAGGGGAGGCATCACGCCCCGGAGACCCTCCACTACCAAAACCTGGCCAAGTACCAGCATTACAACCAGCCGGGGCAGACCTACTGCCAGGGCGACGCACCGCCCGTCCGGACGCCGGAGCAGTACTACCAGACCTTCAGCCCCAGCGCCAGCCACTCGCCGGCACGCTCTGTCGGCCGGTCGCCGTCCTACAGCTCCACGCCGTCCCCGCTGATGCCCAACCTGGAGAACTTCCAGTACAGCCAGCAGCCGCTGAGCGCCGGCGCCTTCCCGGCCGGCATCGCCGACCACAGCCATTTCATGCCGCTGCTGAACCCTTCTCCCACCGACGGGACGAGCCCGGATGCTCAGTCCGGGAACTGCAAGAACCTGCCGAAGGAGAAGCTGCCCGAAAACCTGCTGTCGGACCTGAGCCTGCAGAGCCTGACGGCGCTCACCTCCCAGGTGGAGAACATCTCCAACACcgtccagcagctgctgctctccaaaTCGGCCGTGCCCCAGAAAAAAGGCATCAAGACCCCGGCGAGGACCCCCGAGCAGCTCAAGgggcagcactgcagccccGAGAGCAGCACGTACTCCGCGGAGCAGGTCGGGACGCCCCTGTCCGACCCGCTCAGCACCCCGCAGTCCGTCCACGCCGAGACGCAGGACGCCGACTATCTCAGCGGCTCGGAGGACCAGCTGGAGAGGAGCTTCCTGTACTGCAACCAGAACCGCAGCCCTGCCCGCGTCAACAGCAACTCCAAGGCGAAGCCCGAGTCCGTGTCCACCTGCTCCGTCACCTCCCCGGATGACATGTCCACCAAATCGGACGACTCCTTCCAGAGCATCCATGCCAGCCTGCCCCTGGAGACCTTCACCAAGTACGTGACCAACGAGCGGGACTGTCCCCGGCTGCTCCTCAGCGCGCTGTCCCAGGAGGAGCTGGCCTCCGAGATCATCGTCCTGCAGGACGCCATCAGCGAGAAGGGGGACAAAGCCTGGGCCAACTCGCCCATGTTGAGCAAGGAGGCCACCAAGTCCCCCTTCCAGCTGGAGAACCACCGGCCGTGCCTGGACTCCATGGTGAAGGGCGCGTGGCCCAGCCAGGGCGACTCCAGCACCCTCACCGAGCCCCTCAAGCTGGACAAGGCTTCGGGGGGCAGCGCGGGGAAGGACTTTGGTGAGGAGGTGTATGAGGGTCCCCAGGTGGAGTTCGCGGCCACCGAGACCAAGGACTCGCTCAAGGATGCGGCCCCGCTGGCCTTCAATTCCAAGCCCAGCATCCCAGCCGCCACTTCCAGCGCGGGGGCCTCCAGCTTCAGCTGCTACTCGACCACCACGGCTAACTCAGTGGACTCCGAAAACGCCATGGAGCACTTCGAGTGGCCGGAGGAGAGCCTGGGCGAGGCGTGCCTCAGGTGGAAGGAGCTGGGCTCAGGCCTGCAAGCCTCCGACCTCCCCAAGGGCTTGTTCCCCAGCAAAATGGTGGGGtcctgcaaggagaaaaaaaatgcctgcagCTTGGATCTGTGCGACGGCGAGCAGCCGGCCAAGAGCGAGCCGGCCCGGGACTTTGCCCAGCAGGCgatggaggaggaagaggaggagacgCTGACCTACGACGAGGCCACGAAGGCAGACAGCGAGAGGTGGCTGCAGGACACCCGGCACTGCTGCTCAGCCGGGGACTTTGGTGAGATCCCCATGATCTCGTCGCCGGAGCTGAAGGAGTCGGACCTGGAGGCGGAGGAGTACTCCTCGCTCTGCGAGCTGGCGGGCGCAGAGCAGAAGTCGGTGCCCTACGACGCCTCACCCCCCAAGCCCCCGGAGATGCCCGCCGTGCTGTCGGCCAGCGAGGTGCCCGTGTCCGCCGAGGAGACCGTCAGCACGGTGGAGAAGGACGGCTCTGCGCCCTCGGCGCGCCTCTCCGGCCAGTCCGTCATCCTGCTGGGACCTGCGGTGGGCACGGAGACCAAGGTGAAGAGCTGGTTCAAgtcctccctgccccacatccAGCCCGAGGAGAGCGGCGGAGGGGAGAAGCCTCTCCCGGAGGTGGCAGACTCCGAACCCTTGAAGAAGCAGCTGGTGCCCGAAACCGTGCTGGGGAAGACGGAGCCTGTCTCACGGGGCAAGAGCCTCCGCAACAAGAGGGTCCACTGCCGGCTGCCGGAGGGGGACAGCGCCGGCAGCGCGGTGCCGAGCCCCTTCGATGAGCTGCCGGTGGCGTGCGTCAGGCCGGACGGGCAGGTGGAGATGCCGAGCAAGAACGCCCACAGCCAGACGCCCAGGTTTGCGGCGGAGGGCTTGCCGGCACGCATGTGCACCCGCTCCTTCACCGCCCTCGCCGAGCCCCGCACCCCGGCCCCGCTGGAGGGGCTGAAGGTGCCGGTGCACCAGGAGAAGCTGGGGAAGAAGCCGGCCTGTGGGGTGAAGCAGCGGGTGGCTTTCAAAGCCAGGAAGCGCAGCGGCCGGCCGGCCCCTAAAGTGGTCCAAAACGCCGGCGGCGATGCCACCCTCCTGGTGCCTGGCTTGGTGCCGGCCgaggaggcagcggggccgACGCCGCCGGAGGGGGACGCGGTGGACGCGGGGGAGAGGGACCAGCGGTCGATGATCCTGCGCTCCCGGACGAAGACGCAGGAGGTTTTCTACACCAAGAGGCGGCGGGGCAAGCGGGCGGCGGACGTGCGGCTGAAGAACTGCAAGGCGCCCAAAAAGCTCATCAACAACCACCTCCCCCCCGCCTTCAAGCTGgcccccccgggcagcccccaCAAGGAGGGCAAGGTGGGCGCCCGGATGAAGCTGCCCAAAGCGGGGCCGGGAGTGGGCGGCAAGATGTCCGAGCGGCCCCTGCACTCGCTGAAGAGGAAGTCCACCTTCATCTCCCCCATCCCCGCCAAGAAGAGGAACCTGGTTCTGCGCAGCAACAGCGGCGGCATGAAGGAGGAGAAGCCCGAGGGTCCCCCCAGCCTCTTCAAGAAGATGCCCGTGGCCAAGAAGGTGAAAGCAAAGCTGCCCCCCAAGAGCCCCGGTGAAGCCGTCCCGAAACCCCCCCCGCCAAAGGAGGCCCCCGACGTCTGCATCAAGATCACCTCCCGGGCGGCCTTCCAGGAGGCCACCAAGACCAAAGTGCTGCCTCCCCGCAAGGGCCGCGGCCTCAAGCTGGAGGCCATCGTGCAGAAGATCACCTCGCCCAACCTGAAGAAGTTCGCCTGCAAGCCGGCAGCCacagcagcggcggcggcggcggtggcagCCACCTACGGCACGTCCCTGAGCCCGGCGGGGGCAGAGCGGGAGCGGGCGGTGAAGCACGGCGGCGTGGCCCCGGCGGTGGGTGACGCGCGGCTGCCCAAACCGGCGGCGGCGCAGAAAGCACCCGCAGCACCGTCGGCTGAGCAGTTCTGCCGAAACCCCCACGGCAGAGCGCTGAAGGGGAAGCCGGGCAGCGGGAAGAAACTCTCCGCCGACGGCTTCCAGGGTGAGACGTGCGTGCCGGCCGTGGTGGCACCGCCCGGCTCGGCGGTGGTGGCCAAGAACGTGGCGCTGCTGCCCAAGAAGAGGAACCGCAAGGGCAAAGCGGCAGCGCTGGGCATGGCCAAGGCGCCCCTGGGCCCCGCGCTGCCGCTGCCACCCCGCGAgcgggcggccgggccgggcggcggggacGAGGCGCCGCGGGAGGGCAAGAAACCAAAGAGCGAGGAGAAGGAGGCGGGGGGCGGCGAGGGCCCCGAGGGGCGTTCCACGGGCGGGCCGGCGCGAGGGCCGAAGCCGCGGGCCAACCACGCCAACTACAACGGCTACTCCAAGCGGCAGCGGAAGCGTCTGGCCCATGGCAAGGCCAAGGCGGTGCCGTCGCGGTGCAAGAGCCGGGGCAAGCGGCGGCGGCAAGCCCAGCAAGCGCCGCTGCTGCACCCCGCCGAGCCCGAGATCCGCCTCAAGTACATCTCCTGCAAGCGGCTGCGGGCCGACAGCCGGGCCCCCCCCTTCGCGCCCTACGTCCGCGTGGAGCGGCGCGGCGAGTTCACCACCGCCTGCACCGTCGTCAACTCGCCCGGAGAGGAGGCCCGGCTGCAGCGGGGGCCCGCCGGCACGGCGCCGCGGCCGCGGGCGGCCCTGCCCGCCTCGTCCACCATGCACCTGGGGCCCGTGGTGTCGAAGGCGCTGAGCGCCGCCTGCCTGGTGTGCTGCCTGTGCCGAAACCCCGCCAACTACAAGGACCTGGGGGACCTGTGCGGGCCCTACTACCCCGAGGACTGCCTGCCCAAGAAGAAGTCGCGGCTGAAGGAGAAGGCGCGGGCGGAGGGCGAGGAGGCCGGCGCGGCGGAGCGCGGGCCGAAAGGGACGGAGAGCAGCTGGGCGGCCGGCGGCAAGCCGCCGAGGCCGGAAGGTGCCGCCGAGGCTGCCAAGCAGAGCTCGCTCCGCTCCAGC CCCCGGGGCATGTTTcgcaggctgcagagctgctacTGCTGTGACGAGAGGACAGAGGGCG